The genomic stretch CCCAGGAGGTGAAGGAGGTGGCCGCGGGTGTCCGCCAGCTCTCCCTGGGCCTCACCCGGGAGCGGCAGCTCGCCGGCGCGCGGTACATGGACGACCCGAAGCTCCTGGGCGCCTATCTCCTCTTCTACTGGCCGGTGTCCTATGCGCAGGCCCGGCAGGTGCTCGGCGAGCTGCCGAACCGCCCCCGGCAGGTGCTGGACCTGGGCAGCGGTCCGGGCCCGGTGGCCTTCGCCGCCCTGGACGCGGGCGGGGGCCAGGTCACCGCCGCCGACCGCAGCAAGGCCGCCCTCACCCTGGCGCGGAACCTGGCCGCCGAGGCCGGTGAGGCCCTGGCCACCCGAGACTGGGACCCGACGAAGAAGGGCGCCACGCTGCCCGAAGGCCAGTTCGACCTGATTACGATGGGCCACGTCGTCAACGAGCTGTACGGCACGGGAGACGCGGCCACGGCCCCCCGCGCCGCACTGCTGGAGACGATTCTAGCGAAGGTGAAGCGCGGCGGCAGCCTGCTGGTGATGGAGCCCGCGCTGCGCGAGACGAGCCGCGGCCTGCTGCACGTGCGCGACGCCATGGTGGCCAAGGGCTACGCCGTCCGCGCGCCCTGCATGTACCGCGGCCCCTGCCCCGCCCTGGTGAAGGAGACGGACTGGTGCCACGCCGAGCGCGCCTGGCCCATGCCTCGCGTGGTGGAGGAGCTGGCGCGCGCGGCGAGCCTGCACAAGGAATCGCTGAAGATGAGCTACCTGGTGCTGGCCCCCAAGGACGAGGCGTGGCCGGAGCTGACGCCTGGGCGACTGTTCCGCATCGTCTCCGAGCCCCTGGAGGGCAAGGGCCGGCACCGCTACATCGGCTGTGGCCCCGAGGGCCGCGTGGGCCTGGCGATGCAGGAGCGCCACCGCAACGAGCGCAACGAGCGCTTCCTCAAGCTGAACCGGGGCGACGTCATCTCCGTGACGGAGACGGAGCCCAAGGGTGACGGGCTCGCGCTCGACGAGCGCACCGAGGTGCGGGTGGTGGCTCCCGCGGGCAAGGGTGTGCCGCCCCCGCCTCCGAAGGAGGACGCGCCCTCGAGCCCGGGAACCGGCCCACGCCCGGGCGCGCCCTCCTGAGTGAAGCACCCGGCCCCTGACTCCCCGGGGCCGGAAGACGCATGGCCTGGCTCAGTGCCGGGCCTGGGCATCGCCTCCCGTAAGGACGTCGCACATGTGGCGGAAGGCCTTCACGCCGTCCTTCATGGCGCCCACCGCGCCCTGCGCGAGGACGGTGGCCTGCACGCGAACCAGCCGCAGCCGGCGCGGCGCGGGCATGTGAGGCGAAGTCGAAGGACGGATGAGCGAAGCGATGTTCATGGCGTGCTCCGTGGGGTGTGGGAGACAGCCGGCAGTCTCCATGCCGTCCGCGAAGCCCGCGTTGCGGCGCGGTGAACTCGCCGTCACATCGTCCGTGGCATGCCTGACAGAGCGCCCTCCGGGCAGGAAGCCCGCCGCACATTCCAGACCACCTGCCCCCGGCGGACGGAAGGCCCACGGCGGGGCCCCTGTTAGGGTCAGCCGCTCCCACCGCTACGGAAGGCCTGCCCGTGTCCGTGTCCCACCGGCCGCTGCGTTCGCTGTACCCGCCCCTGGAGCCCTACCGCACCGGACGCCTGCGCGTCTCCGGTGGGCATGAGGTGTACTTCGAGGAGAGTGGCAATCCGGAGGGCAAGCCGGTGCTCTTCGTCCACGGGGGGCCCGGCGGAGGAACGGACCCGCGCCAGCGCCGCTTCTTCGACCCGACCGCGTACCGCATCATCCTATTCGACCAGCGTGGCTGCGGACGCAGCACCCCGCATGCGAGCCTGGAGGAGAACACCACCTGGGACCTGGTGGCCGACATGGAGCGGCTGCGCGAGTTCCTGGACATCTCCCGGTGGCAGCTCTTCGGC from Myxococcus xanthus encodes the following:
- a CDS encoding small ribosomal subunit Rsm22 family protein, producing MSNAYSKDLERWMPRLIAVWRASRGRGGGGAPETRLTPQEVKEVAAGVRQLSLGLTRERQLAGARYMDDPKLLGAYLLFYWPVSYAQARQVLGELPNRPRQVLDLGSGPGPVAFAALDAGGGQVTAADRSKAALTLARNLAAEAGEALATRDWDPTKKGATLPEGQFDLITMGHVVNELYGTGDAATAPRAALLETILAKVKRGGSLLVMEPALRETSRGLLHVRDAMVAKGYAVRAPCMYRGPCPALVKETDWCHAERAWPMPRVVEELARAASLHKESLKMSYLVLAPKDEAWPELTPGRLFRIVSEPLEGKGRHRYIGCGPEGRVGLAMQERHRNERNERFLKLNRGDVISVTETEPKGDGLALDERTEVRVVAPAGKGVPPPPPKEDAPSSPGTGPRPGAPS